The proteins below come from a single bacterium genomic window:
- a CDS encoding kinase, whose amino-acid sequence MIVTRTPFRVSFFGGGTDYPAWYREHGGAVLATTIDKYSYLTCRYLPPFFEHRIRIMYSKIEMCQHLDEIQHPAVREVLRHVGIERGVEIHHDGDLPARSGMGSSSAFTVGLLHALYALKGQMPSKQQLALESVFIEQERLKEAVGSQDQVLAAYGGLNHIVFSRDGKISVNPVTLHADLIDELNSHLMLFYTGISRTASDIAESYIQRTSTNGHHMQAIGEMVEEGLAILNEGKDLARFGRLLHDAWEAKRSLGARVSNREIDGLYDQARAAGAIGGKLTGAGGGGFMLLFVEPHNRQRVREQLSGLLHVPFGFSFGGSQVVFFDPEQDYSAEERDRAARVLRPFRESTAVDRPPGGTQ is encoded by the coding sequence GTGATTGTCACGCGGACCCCTTTTCGGGTCTCGTTCTTCGGTGGGGGGACCGACTACCCCGCGTGGTACCGCGAGCACGGCGGCGCGGTGCTTGCGACGACAATCGACAAGTACAGTTATCTTACATGCCGGTACCTGCCGCCATTTTTCGAGCATCGCATCCGCATCATGTACTCGAAGATCGAAATGTGCCAGCATCTGGACGAGATCCAGCATCCGGCCGTGCGCGAGGTGCTGCGCCACGTCGGGATTGAGCGCGGGGTCGAGATCCACCACGATGGCGATCTGCCGGCACGCAGCGGCATGGGCTCGAGTTCGGCCTTTACGGTCGGTCTGCTCCATGCGCTCTACGCGCTGAAGGGGCAGATGCCGAGCAAGCAACAACTGGCGCTGGAAAGCGTGTTCATCGAGCAGGAGCGCCTCAAGGAGGCGGTCGGGTCTCAGGATCAGGTCTTGGCCGCCTATGGTGGGCTCAACCATATTGTTTTCTCACGAGACGGAAAGATCTCGGTGAACCCGGTGACGCTCCACGCCGACCTCATCGACGAGCTGAACAGCCACCTCATGCTGTTCTATACAGGCATCAGCCGTACGGCGTCGGACATCGCCGAAAGCTATATTCAACGCACGAGCACCAACGGCCATCACATGCAGGCGATCGGGGAGATGGTCGAGGAAGGGCTCGCGATTCTCAACGAGGGGAAAGATCTCGCCCGCTTTGGACGGCTGCTGCACGATGCGTGGGAAGCCAAGCGCAGTCTCGGCGCGCGGGTCTCGAACCGCGAGATCGATGGTCTCTACGATCAGGCCAGGGCGGCCGGAGCCATCGGCGGCAAGTTGACCGGCGCCGGCGGCGGCGGCTTCATGCTGCTCTTCGTTGAGCCCCACAACCGCCAGCGGGTGCGCGAGCAGCTCAGCGGCCTGCTGCACGTGCCGTTCGGGTTCTCCTTCGGCGGCAGCCAGGTCGTCTTCTTCGATCCAGAGCAGGACTATTCGGCGGAAGAGCGAGACCGAGCCGCCCGCGTCCTCCGGCCGTTTCGCGAGTCCACGGCCGTAGACCGTCCACCCGGTGGCACCCAATAA